One region of Limnospira fusiformis SAG 85.79 genomic DNA includes:
- a CDS encoding mechanosensitive ion channel family protein has product MNALVQEIQSSLLSLVGSAIQVIPALILAIIVLLITRFAANFVRQFLNSTAPRFVRSTSLQVLLIHTGYVLTWAGGVIIACVIAFPDLRLGDIIGLLGLSSVAIGFAFQDIFKNFLAGILLLLQEPFQIGDQIVVEDYEGTIENISIRSTQMLTYHGERVVIPNSILFTSPVQVKTAESHRRTDLAIGVDYNTPLPMAIETLLNATKTVEGVLSEPEVEVDVVGFGDSSIDLMVRYWTFPERKQVRRVTTQVMIALKQACDEADINIPYPIRTLYFFNQESYNDHYPAAANSQTN; this is encoded by the coding sequence ATGAATGCCTTAGTCCAAGAAATTCAGTCTAGCCTATTAAGTTTAGTAGGTTCAGCTATCCAAGTAATCCCAGCCTTAATTCTTGCCATAATCGTATTGTTAATAACTCGGTTCGCCGCCAATTTTGTTAGACAATTCTTAAACTCCACAGCACCGAGATTTGTCCGCAGTACATCTTTACAAGTTCTGCTGATTCACACAGGTTATGTATTGACTTGGGCGGGAGGAGTAATTATCGCCTGTGTAATTGCTTTCCCTGACCTCCGCCTAGGGGATATTATCGGTTTATTAGGACTTAGTTCCGTAGCCATTGGTTTTGCCTTTCAGGATATATTTAAAAATTTCTTAGCCGGGATTTTATTACTGTTACAAGAACCCTTCCAAATTGGTGATCAGATAGTTGTAGAGGATTACGAAGGGACTATCGAAAATATTTCCATTCGGTCTACCCAAATGCTAACCTATCACGGGGAAAGGGTGGTAATTCCTAATTCGATACTGTTTACCAGTCCCGTACAGGTCAAGACAGCCGAAAGTCATCGTCGCACTGATTTAGCCATTGGAGTAGACTATAATACCCCCTTACCAATGGCTATAGAAACCCTATTAAACGCCACGAAAACCGTCGAGGGTGTGTTGTCCGAACCAGAAGTAGAAGTCGATGTAGTGGGTTTTGGAGACAGTTCTATTGACCTCATGGTTCGCTATTGGACTTTCCCGGAACGGAAACAGGTACGACGGGTGACAACGCAGGTTATGATAGCTCTTAAACAGGCTTGTGATGAGGCTGATATTAATATCCCCTATCCTATCCGCACGTTATATTTCTTTAATCAGGAAAGCTATAACGACCATTACCCAGCGGCGGCTAATTCTCAGACTAATTGA
- the cysW gene encoding sulfate ABC transporter permease subunit CysW — translation MNSKNIGYLHPKKLIQPAQNSQTQVSNFEVALVVAVILFVGLVLFIPAANIFVGAFKNGWSGFSRALTSPEFLHAAKLTVMIAAIVVPVNVIFGIVTAWAIARHQFPGRTLLLSIIDLPFSISPVVVGLMLVLLYGRQGWFGATLQSNDIRILFAFPGMVLATAFVCMPFVAREVLPALEEIGTEQEEAAKTMGANDWQTFWRVTLPSIRWSLLYGILLTNARAMGEFGAVAVVSGNIIGKTQTLPLFVEEMHVQYQTTASYSAAVVLASLAIVTLVFKKLLEAKKTK, via the coding sequence ATGAACTCTAAAAATATCGGATATTTGCATCCCAAAAAATTAATCCAACCCGCCCAAAACTCTCAAACCCAGGTGAGCAATTTTGAGGTGGCTTTAGTCGTCGCTGTCATTCTGTTTGTGGGGTTAGTCTTATTTATACCTGCTGCTAATATTTTTGTGGGTGCATTTAAAAATGGCTGGAGTGGTTTTTCCCGTGCTTTGACCTCACCGGAATTTCTACACGCTGCCAAATTAACCGTCATGATTGCTGCTATTGTAGTGCCAGTTAATGTGATATTTGGAATTGTTACAGCATGGGCGATCGCTCGTCATCAATTCCCCGGAAGAACACTATTATTAAGTATCATAGACCTCCCCTTTTCCATTTCCCCCGTAGTAGTCGGATTAATGCTAGTATTACTCTACGGACGACAGGGATGGTTTGGTGCTACATTACAGTCTAATGATATCAGAATATTATTTGCCTTCCCCGGTATGGTTTTAGCCACCGCTTTTGTCTGTATGCCTTTTGTGGCGCGGGAAGTTCTCCCAGCCTTAGAAGAAATTGGCACAGAACAAGAAGAAGCCGCTAAAACTATGGGAGCCAATGATTGGCAAACCTTCTGGCGGGTGACTTTACCTTCTATTCGCTGGAGTTTATTATATGGCATTCTTCTCACTAATGCCAGGGCTATGGGAGAGTTTGGCGCGGTGGCAGTAGTTTCGGGAAATATTATCGGCAAAACTCAGACTTTGCCCCTATTTGTGGAGGAAATGCACGTTCAATATCAGACTACTGCATCCTATTCGGCGGCGGTAGTTTTGGCAAGTTTGGCGATCGTCACTTTGGTATTCAAAAAACTGTTGGAGGCGAAAAAGACCAAGTGA
- the cysT gene encoding sulfate ABC transporter permease subunit CysT — MITTSSKTPSSLTRFLPKIPWYWWGIGGYLSIMLLLPILALILFTTNLSWAEIWRITTDPVALYAYRVTFFTAIYASSINGIAGVAVAWVLVRYRFPGKEIIDAAIDLPFALPTAVAGLSLATVYAENGWIGSLLAPLGIKIAFTRLGVGLAMIFISLPFVVRTVQPVLQELEPELEEVAWCMGASRWQTFRRVILPPLIPAILTGVALGFSRAVGEYGSIVIIAGNIPFQDLIAPVLIFQRLEQFDYAGAAVIGTVMLLVSLGCLLIINCLQSWGNRINQRP, encoded by the coding sequence ATGATCACAACTTCATCAAAAACCCCATCATCATTAACCCGGTTTTTACCAAAAATTCCCTGGTATTGGTGGGGAATAGGGGGTTATCTCAGCATCATGCTGTTACTTCCTATTCTTGCCCTAATTTTATTTACCACCAATCTTAGTTGGGCAGAAATATGGCGAATTACTACCGATCCTGTCGCCCTATATGCCTATAGAGTTACCTTTTTTACTGCTATTTATGCCTCCTCTATTAATGGTATAGCTGGAGTCGCAGTTGCCTGGGTTTTAGTGCGCTATCGTTTCCCTGGAAAAGAAATAATTGATGCTGCCATAGATTTACCTTTTGCCCTGCCTACAGCCGTTGCTGGACTTAGCCTTGCTACTGTATACGCTGAAAATGGATGGATCGGAAGTTTATTAGCTCCCCTGGGTATTAAAATTGCTTTTACCCGTCTAGGGGTCGGTTTAGCTATGATATTTATTTCTCTTCCTTTTGTGGTGCGAACTGTGCAACCTGTGCTTCAGGAATTGGAACCGGAACTAGAAGAAGTCGCTTGGTGCATGGGGGCTTCCCGTTGGCAAACCTTTCGCCGAGTTATATTACCTCCCTTAATTCCTGCTATTTTAACCGGGGTCGCTTTGGGATTTTCTCGGGCTGTTGGAGAGTATGGTTCCATTGTTATTATTGCTGGTAATATCCCCTTTCAAGATTTGATTGCTCCCGTGCTGATTTTTCAACGTCTCGAACAGTTTGACTATGCTGGCGCTGCGGTTATTGGTACGGTGATGTTATTGGTTTCTTTGGGTTGCTTATTGATAATCAACTGTTTGCAAAGTTGGGGAAATCGCATTAACCAAAGACCGTAA
- a CDS encoding sulfate ABC transporter substrate-binding protein has translation MKANFPSRYLNSKPWRQRLSLFIVGISASGVIAACGTTGDTARDSVDLTLVSYAVTQAAYEQIIPQFAEEWKAQHGQDVRIRQSYGGSGSQARAVIDGLEADIVALALALDTQAIQEAGLIEPGWENEAPNNAIIHRSVAAIITRPGNPKNIQDWQDLARDDIQTITANPKTSGGARWNFLVLWGAKTETGQTEAQALDFVQQVFRNVPVLPRNAREATEVFYRQGQGDALINYENEVLLAQQQGQTLPYVIPQTNISIDNPIAVVDATVDRRGTREVAEAFVQFLYTPQAQRAFAQAGFRPVDPTIEAEFSDRFIPITNLFTVEDLGGWDAVQNQFFADGAMFDEIQAQVGR, from the coding sequence ATGAAAGCCAACTTCCCCAGCCGATATCTCAATTCCAAGCCTTGGCGACAGCGCCTTTCCCTGTTTATCGTGGGAATTAGCGCCAGTGGGGTGATTGCTGCCTGTGGCACAACAGGGGATACAGCCCGAGATTCCGTAGATCTGACCCTAGTCTCCTACGCCGTCACCCAAGCCGCCTACGAACAAATCATTCCCCAATTCGCCGAGGAGTGGAAAGCCCAACATGGTCAAGATGTCCGTATTCGCCAAAGCTATGGCGGTTCCGGTTCCCAAGCTAGGGCCGTGATTGATGGTTTAGAGGCTGATATCGTAGCCCTCGCCTTAGCCCTGGATACCCAAGCCATTCAGGAAGCAGGACTAATTGAACCGGGATGGGAAAATGAAGCGCCCAATAATGCGATCATCCACCGTTCCGTCGCGGCCATTATTACCCGCCCTGGGAACCCCAAAAATATCCAAGACTGGCAAGACCTAGCCCGCGATGATATTCAAACCATCACCGCCAACCCCAAAACCTCTGGGGGGGCTCGTTGGAATTTCCTTGTCCTGTGGGGAGCCAAAACCGAAACCGGTCAAACCGAAGCCCAAGCCCTCGACTTTGTGCAACAGGTTTTTAGAAACGTTCCCGTATTACCAAGAAATGCCCGGGAAGCTACCGAAGTTTTCTATCGACAAGGACAAGGGGATGCCTTAATTAACTATGAAAATGAAGTGCTACTGGCTCAACAGCAAGGTCAAACTTTGCCCTATGTAATTCCCCAGACTAATATTTCTATTGATAATCCCATTGCCGTTGTTGATGCCACTGTAGACAGACGCGGAACCCGCGAAGTGGCGGAAGCCTTTGTGCAGTTTCTATATACTCCCCAAGCCCAAAGGGCATTTGCTCAGGCTGGTTTTCGTCCCGTAGACCCCACAATTGAGGCGGAATTTAGCGATCGCTTTATTCCTATCACCAATCTATTTACAGTAGAAGACTTGGGGGGATGGGATGCCGTCCAAAACCAATTTTTTGCCGATGGCGCTATGTTTGATGAAATCCAAGCCCAGGTCGGTCGTTAG
- a CDS encoding Crp/Fnr family transcriptional regulator, translated as MAKPAEPGAIQEIAEELSQNNYLFRGLDVAELSEVLSTGEVTPQKLYSGRSVYTAFRPDTSIASLYVVSSGGPVILRSSPLDRIIAITYPGSCFGMRNLALGYGRVSRSFPSLVEAYKTTDAIEIDLDIIKTLHAENEIFRDRYDYLFELREKFQYHLLNCSTHPPQAVAALLRGLIYQERSLLNQPQADDIYVFDLPIDIIAHAAQLNHRTVEQVLKGMRKQGLLLPPQNDDSSNDTIRVCDPEGLKEIYSATRDKVSWWPLR; from the coding sequence ATGGCCAAGCCAGCAGAACCAGGGGCAATCCAGGAGATTGCGGAGGAACTAAGTCAAAACAACTATCTGTTTCGGGGTTTGGATGTGGCTGAACTGTCGGAGGTACTCTCCACGGGAGAAGTCACACCCCAAAAGCTGTACTCGGGTCGTTCGGTGTATACGGCCTTCCGTCCTGATACGTCGATCGCATCTCTTTATGTGGTCAGCAGTGGTGGTCCGGTAATCCTGCGGAGTTCACCTTTAGACCGAATCATTGCTATCACCTATCCGGGTAGTTGTTTTGGAATGCGAAATCTGGCTTTAGGCTATGGGCGAGTGTCGCGGTCTTTTCCGAGTTTGGTGGAGGCTTACAAAACCACTGATGCGATCGAGATTGACCTAGACATTATTAAAACCCTCCACGCTGAGAATGAGATATTCCGCGATCGCTACGATTATTTATTTGAACTGCGGGAAAAATTCCAATATCACCTACTTAACTGTAGTACCCATCCCCCCCAAGCGGTGGCTGCATTATTAAGGGGACTCATCTACCAAGAGCGATCGCTTTTGAATCAACCCCAAGCCGATGATATTTATGTTTTTGACCTACCCATTGATATCATCGCTCACGCCGCCCAACTTAACCACCGCACCGTTGAACAGGTCTTAAAAGGAATGCGTAAACAAGGGCTTTTACTACCCCCTCAAAATGACGATTCCTCTAACGACACCATCCGGGTTTGTGACCCCGAAGGACTCAAAGAAATCTACAGCGCCACCCGTGACAAGGTATCTTGGTGGCCTCTGCGTTAA
- a CDS encoding sulfate/molybdate ABC transporter ATP-binding protein — translation MTIQVENLVKCFGNFVALDNINLTVKTGSLVALLGPSGSGKSTLLRAIAGLEKPDYGRIYLENGDVTNAQVQDRQVGFVFQHYALFKHMTVRQNIAFPMEIARRPKSYIRQRVAQLLDLIKLEGLGDRYPVQLSGGQRQRIALARALAVEPKVLLLDEPFGALDANVRQDLRSWLRRLHDEVHVTTLIVTHDREEAMEIADEIVVMNKGMIEQVGTPQEIYDRPSTPFVMGFIGPVNMLPENSLNSPSPVFIRPHDIRISNIANHKTIPAVIQRIVYKGWDVQVALSLRDGTQINAQLTRDEWDILGVDIQKKVYIFSDKVVAFDEALQAVS, via the coding sequence ATGACTATTCAAGTAGAAAACCTGGTAAAATGCTTTGGCAATTTTGTAGCTTTAGACAACATCAATTTAACAGTTAAAACCGGGTCGCTGGTGGCTCTATTGGGGCCGTCTGGTTCCGGTAAATCGACTTTACTTAGAGCGATCGCTGGATTGGAAAAGCCAGACTATGGGAGGATTTATTTAGAAAATGGTGATGTAACTAATGCCCAGGTTCAAGATAGACAAGTGGGGTTTGTGTTTCAACATTATGCCCTATTTAAACACATGACCGTGCGCCAAAATATCGCTTTTCCGATGGAAATTGCCCGCCGTCCTAAGTCTTATATTCGCCAGCGAGTTGCCCAATTATTAGATTTAATTAAATTAGAAGGATTAGGCGATCGCTATCCCGTGCAACTATCCGGCGGACAGCGCCAGCGCATAGCCCTCGCCCGCGCTTTAGCAGTCGAACCCAAAGTGTTATTATTAGATGAACCCTTTGGCGCTTTAGATGCCAATGTGCGGCAAGATTTAAGGTCTTGGTTGCGCCGCCTCCATGATGAAGTTCATGTCACCACCTTAATTGTCACCCATGACCGCGAAGAAGCCATGGAAATTGCCGACGAAATTGTAGTCATGAATAAGGGTATGATTGAACAGGTCGGCACTCCCCAAGAGATTTACGATCGCCCTTCAACTCCCTTTGTCATGGGTTTCATTGGTCCCGTTAATATGCTCCCGGAAAACAGCCTTAATAGTCCTTCTCCTGTGTTTATCCGCCCTCACGATATCCGCATTAGTAATATAGCTAATCATAAAACTATCCCCGCAGTAATTCAACGGATAGTCTATAAAGGATGGGATGTACAGGTAGCCTTATCTTTAAGGGATGGCACTCAGATTAATGCTCAATTAACCCGGGATGAATGGGATATTCTAGGTGTGGATATCCAGAAAAAAGTCTACATTTTCTCAGATAAAGTTGTTGCCTTTGATGAAGCACTTCAAGCTGTTAGTTAG
- a CDS encoding YidH family protein, producing the protein MKHFKLLVSRQSTHHSQEIKSPVLNSSRVRDHLANERTYLAWVRTSLGLVGIGLLIARLCYLIPDISAKNNQILFLSLGSLCLGILTIVMSTHQYFLVRQKIDGQTYEPTGGWIVVFSSALLVLAIILVYGILNITDI; encoded by the coding sequence ATGAAGCACTTCAAGCTGTTAGTTAGTCGTCAATCAACTCATCATTCTCAGGAGATAAAAAGCCCGGTCTTAAATTCTTCTCGAGTCCGGGATCATCTCGCCAATGAGCGCACCTATCTAGCTTGGGTGCGAACCTCTCTAGGATTAGTCGGCATTGGACTTCTGATAGCTCGTCTATGTTATCTTATCCCAGATATTTCTGCTAAAAATAATCAGATTTTGTTCCTAAGTTTAGGGTCCTTATGTTTAGGAATATTAACTATCGTGATGTCTACACATCAATACTTTTTAGTACGACAAAAAATTGATGGTCAAACCTATGAACCAACCGGAGGGTGGATTGTGGTTTTCAGCTCCGCTTTATTGGTACTAGCGATAATCCTAGTTTATGGAATCTTAAATATCACTGATATTTAG
- a CDS encoding Crp/Fnr family transcriptional regulator has product MSDLTHRISQQEISQIPQNAASRSFNRRDFLPEESQFFWLIKKGVVRSIAYTEDNTVVCTGIWLVDDIVGKPLSRTSPYIIEALTPVKVIAIPTSSWQPSSELIFNYWQNTETLLMARANHSAWFILLNVLNWLSQRFGNRTSEGYLIDVRLTHQDLAELCGLTRVTITRLLKQFESEGLIYRNSSRIILNDEYSTWYYQI; this is encoded by the coding sequence ATGAGCGATTTAACACACCGAATTAGCCAACAAGAAATCAGCCAAATTCCACAAAATGCTGCTAGTAGGTCTTTTAATCGGCGAGATTTTCTACCTGAAGAAAGTCAGTTTTTTTGGTTAATTAAAAAAGGAGTTGTCCGAAGTATAGCTTATACAGAAGACAATACAGTTGTCTGCACCGGAATTTGGTTAGTTGATGATATTGTGGGTAAACCTTTATCGCGAACTTCACCCTATATTATAGAAGCATTAACCCCAGTTAAAGTGATAGCAATTCCCACAAGTTCTTGGCAACCTTCCTCTGAATTAATTTTCAACTACTGGCAAAATACCGAGACGTTACTGATGGCTCGTGCCAATCACAGCGCTTGGTTTATTTTGCTGAATGTTCTCAACTGGTTATCTCAGCGTTTTGGTAATCGTACCAGTGAGGGATATTTAATTGATGTGAGGTTGACACATCAAGATTTAGCCGAATTATGCGGATTGACTCGAGTCACAATTACTCGTTTACTCAAACAATTTGAATCGGAAGGATTAATTTATAGAAATTCTAGTAGAATTATCCTCAACGATGAGTACAGCACTTGGTACTATCAAATTTGA
- the cysK gene encoding cysteine synthase A, which yields MVKWFLDNSLAIGRTPLVRLNRVVGDSSATVLAKIEGRNPAYSVKCRIGAAMIWDAEQRGLLGSGKEIVEPTSGNTGIALAFVAAAKGIPLTLTMPETMSLERRKLLRAYGANLILTEGSKGMVGAVAKAEEIAASNPDRYVLLQQFRNPANPRIHEQTTGPEIWEETEGAIDILVSGVGTGGTITGVSRYIKHTQGKAILSVAVEPEASPVISQTIAGDPVKSGPHKIQGIGAGFVPEVLDLSIVDAVETVTNEEAIFYAQRLAKEEGILSGISCGGATAVAVRLAHRPENQDKTIVVILPDSGERYLSSILFQGVFNEQGLAV from the coding sequence ATGGTGAAATGGTTTTTAGATAACAGTCTCGCCATCGGTAGGACTCCCCTAGTCCGTTTAAATCGCGTAGTTGGTGATAGTAGCGCGACTGTTCTGGCTAAAATTGAAGGTCGTAATCCAGCCTATTCGGTTAAATGCCGTATTGGTGCGGCGATGATTTGGGATGCAGAACAACGAGGCTTATTAGGATCCGGTAAAGAAATAGTTGAACCCACCAGTGGTAATACAGGAATTGCCTTAGCCTTTGTCGCTGCTGCCAAAGGCATTCCCCTCACCTTAACCATGCCTGAAACGATGAGTTTGGAACGACGGAAATTGCTGCGGGCTTATGGAGCAAATCTAATTTTAACCGAAGGCTCAAAAGGCATGGTGGGCGCAGTAGCAAAAGCTGAGGAAATTGCAGCTTCTAATCCCGATCGCTATGTTTTATTGCAACAGTTTCGTAACCCAGCAAATCCCCGGATCCATGAGCAGACCACTGGGCCAGAAATCTGGGAAGAAACCGAAGGAGCGATCGATATTCTGGTTTCAGGAGTGGGTACAGGCGGAACAATTACCGGAGTATCCCGATATATTAAACACACTCAAGGTAAAGCCATATTATCAGTGGCAGTAGAACCGGAAGCCAGCCCAGTTATATCCCAAACCATTGCCGGAGATCCAGTAAAATCAGGCCCCCATAAAATCCAGGGCATTGGTGCAGGCTTTGTCCCAGAAGTGCTGGATTTATCAATAGTTGATGCCGTAGAAACTGTCACCAATGAAGAAGCAATTTTCTACGCTCAACGGTTAGCTAAAGAAGAAGGAATTTTATCAGGTATTTCCTGCGGAGGAGCGACAGCAGTGGCAGTCAGACTAGCCCATAGACCAGAGAATCAGGACAAAACTATTGTGGTTATTTTGCCAGACTCTGGTGAACGTTATCTCAGTTCTATTCTTTTCCAAGGAGTATTTAACGAGCAAGGTTTAGCTGTTTAA
- the epsC gene encoding serine O-acetyltransferase EpsC — MITALSQPRKQAFRSCSQERNYVPLPSRKILFKMVDKLRGALFPFHFGNPDLRETSTHYFIGHTLNESRQLLEHQIQREQSLIASENQVEESKIREKARSIVQAFAEQLPEIKNLLESDVCAAYDGDPSAKNLDEVLFCYPGITAITYHRIAHALYRIDSPLLARIIAEIGHSETGIDIHPGATIGNSFFIDHGTGVVIGETTVIGDRVRIYQAVTLGAKSFPRDESGSLIKGNPRHPIIEDDVVIYSGATILGRVTIGQGSTIGGNVWLTRSVPAGAFVSQAQVREEIFDAGAGI, encoded by the coding sequence GTGATTACAGCTTTATCCCAGCCTCGCAAGCAGGCTTTTAGGAGTTGTTCACAAGAGCGAAATTATGTTCCCTTGCCATCCCGTAAAATCTTATTTAAGATGGTGGATAAACTCAGGGGGGCTTTATTTCCTTTCCACTTTGGCAATCCCGATCTCCGAGAAACTTCTACCCATTATTTTATAGGTCATACCCTTAATGAATCTCGGCAATTACTCGAACATCAAATCCAACGAGAGCAGTCGTTGATTGCTTCAGAAAATCAGGTAGAAGAATCTAAAATTCGGGAAAAAGCTAGGTCAATAGTGCAGGCTTTTGCCGAACAACTACCTGAAATAAAAAACCTGCTAGAAAGTGATGTTTGTGCCGCTTATGATGGCGATCCATCCGCCAAGAATTTAGACGAGGTGCTGTTTTGCTATCCGGGAATTACGGCAATTACCTATCATCGAATTGCTCATGCACTGTATCGTATTGACTCACCTTTATTAGCTCGAATAATTGCTGAAATTGGTCATTCAGAAACTGGAATAGATATTCATCCTGGGGCTACTATTGGCAATAGTTTCTTTATCGATCACGGTACAGGAGTAGTAATTGGTGAAACCACTGTAATTGGCGATCGCGTCAGGATTTATCAAGCCGTTACTTTAGGGGCAAAAAGTTTTCCTCGCGACGAATCTGGCAGTTTAATTAAAGGCAATCCCCGTCATCCAATTATCGAAGACGATGTAGTGATTTATTCCGGGGCAACAATTCTCGGCCGAGTCACTATAGGTCAAGGATCAACCATAGGCGGCAATGTTTGGCTAACCCGTAGTGTACCAGCCGGAGCTTTTGTCTCCCAAGCTCAAGTACGGGAGGAAATTTTTGATGCAGGGGCAGGCATTTAA
- a CDS encoding family 2A encapsulin nanocompartment shell protein produces the protein MTSTNNPELQLAVNDVAARQLANATKTVPQLDTISPRWFVRLLHWTPVEAGIYRLNKVKNPSQVEVACSERDERELPETFVDYQEQPREYFLSAVNTVIDVHTRVSDLYSSPHDQIHEQLRLTIEILKERQESELINNPEYGLLNNIVDSQKVQPRGLAPTPDDLDELLAKVWKEPAFFLAHPKAIAAFGREATRRGVPPATVSLFGSQFITWRGVPLIPSDKLAVNNEGKTNILLLRVGDSRQGVVGLYQPNLPGQQGPGLSVRFMGISRKAIASYLVSLYCSLAVLTDDAAAVLQNVDVNQYHTY, from the coding sequence ATGACTAGCACCAATAACCCTGAACTGCAATTAGCCGTTAATGATGTTGCAGCGCGTCAGTTGGCTAATGCCACAAAAACCGTTCCTCAATTAGACACAATTAGTCCCCGTTGGTTTGTGCGTCTGCTGCACTGGACACCTGTTGAAGCCGGGATATATCGTCTCAACAAAGTCAAAAATCCTTCTCAAGTCGAAGTGGCTTGCTCAGAACGAGATGAGCGAGAATTACCTGAAACCTTTGTGGATTATCAAGAACAGCCGCGAGAATATTTTCTCAGCGCTGTTAATACGGTTATCGATGTTCACACTCGTGTTTCTGACCTTTATAGCAGTCCCCACGATCAGATCCATGAACAGTTGCGCTTGACGATTGAAATTTTGAAAGAACGTCAAGAAAGTGAACTGATTAATAATCCTGAATACGGGTTGCTCAATAACATTGTTGACAGTCAAAAAGTACAGCCCCGAGGTCTGGCTCCTACTCCAGATGATCTTGATGAGTTATTGGCGAAAGTTTGGAAAGAACCCGCCTTTTTCCTGGCTCATCCTAAAGCGATCGCTGCCTTTGGTCGCGAAGCCACCCGCCGTGGCGTTCCCCCTGCTACCGTTTCTTTATTTGGTTCTCAATTCATCACCTGGCGCGGAGTGCCCTTAATTCCTTCCGATAAACTCGCGGTGAATAATGAGGGCAAAACCAATATTTTACTGCTGCGGGTCGGCGACAGTCGTCAAGGGGTAGTTGGCTTGTATCAACCGAATTTACCCGGTCAACAGGGACCCGGACTTTCCGTGCGCTTTATGGGAATTAGCCGCAAAGCGATCGCCTCTTATCTCGTCTCCCTGTACTGCTCTTTAGCCGTCCTGACCGACGATGCGGCTGCCGTTCTTCAGAACGTTGATGTCAACCAGTATCACACCTACTAA